CAAGGAGCCTCCCTTGGGGGAGGCTCCCTTTTTTTCTCGATTCGTATCCTTCGCGATGTGAAATTCACAAGTGAAACCGTGATGCCGGCGAAAAAAGCTTTGCGCAAAAGAACGGCCCGGGTTCCCCGGGCCGCCGTAAGAATTCTCGCAAGAGGATAAGAATTTAGAACGTGAATTGCGCCTTGAACTGCAGCACTCGCGCATTCATCTCGCCGCCCAGCATCGAGCCAAGCACGCTTGTCGGAGATCCCGCCGTGGCCAGTATTTCCCCGAAATTTGGGCTCGCAGCATTGTTCACGGGCATGCCGAAATTCGGATGGTTGAGCACGTTGTACGCCTGCACTCCGAGGATCACGTGTGCGCCTTGCCAGAAGGGAATGCTTGTTGACTTCATCACCGCCGCGTCCACGTTGAAGAAATCCGGCCCTCGGAAGAAATTCCGCTGTCCTGTCGAAAATGCGCTTTCCGCTCCGATGTTGAATTCGCACGCCGCCGCAGTCAGGCACGTGGATGCCGTTCCCGGCGGCGCCAGGCAGCTTGGCCCGGAAGAGTTCACCCGGCAGCCTGTGGGCCCGCTGATGTATTGCGGAATCACAGCCCCGAAGTAGTTCGTCGCCTGCAGGCTGGTGCTCAGCGCGCCGTCCACCACGCTATAGGGCAGTCCCGTGCGCGCAAAGACGACACCGGAGATCTCCCACCCGTTGATCAGGTAATTCGGCCCGCGTTTTCCAATGATCTCTCTTAACGGCGGATTCCACACAAAGTTCATGCTCCCGCTGTGCCGGACGTCATAGTCCGCCGACCCATAGTTTCCCGAGTAATTCAGCGGATCCTGCGGGTATGTGAAGCTTGTCGGCGAAAAGGGAAGGAATCCTCCGTTTGATACGTCATCCATCGCATGTGAATACGTGTAACTCCCCTGAATCACGCCTCGTCCCCACACCCCGCTGATCTGGTGCGTCACCGTCGCCGTGACTCCGTTGTAGTGCGAATCTCCGCCGCTGTAGAGCACCGTCACCTCTCCGAATCGCGGATCCGGCGCCTGCCCCAGCGGCAGCGTGCCGAAGGTTGATGTGCTGTAAGCGTTCGCCGAGTTATCCACCACAGGCTCATGCACGCCGTGATTGCCCACGTACGAGACGCTGACCAGCGTCGTATTCGTCAGTTGGTGCTGCAGCTCCAGGCTCCATTTCTGATACTGTGGAATCGTCGTTCTTCCTTCCGCCGTGAAAATGCTCGGCGGTGTAAACGACGCGTCGTTCGCCAGAATCGTGTTGAACGTCTCGCTGCTGTAGAAGCCCTGCTGGAAGACCGTGTTCGCTCCCTTCACGTCGCTGAAAATGCTCGACCCTGTGGCGCCCGTCGTCGTCACCAGAAAGTCGTTCGTGCTCGTGAACGTCGCCCCAAACGGCGGATTTTCTGCGAATGGCGTCACGATCGACATCGGCAGCATGTTGTAGAAAAGTCCCCCGCCGCCGCGTAACACCGTCTTCGTTCCCAGCCACTTCGGCTGCCACGCGAACCCGATGCGCGGCTCGTACACCACGCTGTGAAGTCCGCTGAGCGCGTGCTCCTGGTTGATCTTGATTGACTGGTTGTAAGGAATTTGCAGCAAACTCGATTGGTTGTTGCCAAGCCCAATGTCATTCTGAAACGTCGATGACAATTGCGCGAAGCACAGATTGCGGCAGATGGGATTCGAGTCGTGCTCCGCGCGAACCGCCACGGTCAGGTTCAGCCGGTCGCTGTAGCGGAAGTCGTCTTCGATATACCCGCCGGTCGTGTACTCCGCCATCGGTTCGGATTGCGCCTGCGGAAACGACTGCGTATACGAATCGCCCGTCTGGCCTCCGTTGTAAAAATCATTGATCGAATTGACGAGCAGCACCCCTGTCGCCAGCGTTCCAAAATTGTGATCGCTTACG
The window above is part of the Candidatus Acidiferrales bacterium genome. Proteins encoded here:
- a CDS encoding carboxypeptidase-like regulatory domain-containing protein, with protein sequence MNLKRLMYVVFALLVTSGAASVRLAAQTMTTGGVHGTVTNPKGAQVSGAVVELKNNAKGTVQTATTPGDGSYQFGLLDPGSYTITVTMTGFQPAVKVVTVPLGEPVVVDFKLSVQPLPAQVQAASLLKKQDGNQGVAFTRRQILHEPNPGEDVTRFAQLAPGAVMNTVGGTGNFAQYGMPATSNKFTRDGVDQMQPFQSINDTGATGLMLGTNEIQEVDISNNNYSGSVSELAGTGVNLITRSGGSTLHGEANYFWNTRILNANDFFNNEQAIQRPFDSANQWQGSLGGTIKPNKVFFFLDSEGGRVLIDSPATVVMPSPQFQAATLTNLQGLGRPDVAAFYSGILFGTLNGAPQSSAALDNQFPGQFTDSSGIVHTTGDGCGGFNLNPQFYNPAGVGVGAAEPCSVGYTTTQKNFTKEWLVNGRLDFNISQKDRMFVRIRRDWGNQTTYSDPISSAFNVYASIPATEGQLVWNHNFGSTAANQVSVSGQYVSAVFGPTSQINAFDAFPTTMAMADGTFYTTTSTPNPCVNAPLGSGLPILLGGQDCSVPHGQNDTQVQISDDFSKTAGRHTIKMGGQYLRLDVSDHNFGTLATGVLLVNSINDFYNGGQTGDSYTQSFPQAQSEPMAEYTTGGYIEDDFRYSDRLNLTVAVRAEHDSNPICRNLCFAQLSSTFQNDIGLGNNQSSLLQIPYNQSIKINQEHALSGLHSVVYEPRIGFAWQPKWLGTKTVLRGGGGLFYNMLPMSIVTPFAENPPFGATFTSTNDFLVTTTGATGSSIFSDVKGANTVFQQGFYSSETFNTILANDASFTPPSIFTAEGRTTIPQYQKWSLELQHQLTNTTLVSVSYVGNHGVHEPVVDNSANAYSTSTFGTLPLGQAPDPRFGEVTVLYSGGDSHYNGVTATVTHQISGVWGRGVIQGSYTYSHAMDDVSNGGFLPFSPTSFTYPQDPLNYSGNYGSADYDVRHSGSMNFVWNPPLREIIGKRGPNYLINGWEISGVVFARTGLPYSVVDGALSTSLQATNYFGAVIPQYISGPTGCRVNSSGPSCLAPPGTASTCLTAAACEFNIGAESAFSTGQRNFFRGPDFFNVDAAVMKSTSIPFWQGAHVILGVQAYNVLNHPNFGMPVNNAASPNFGEILATAGSPTSVLGSMLGGEMNARVLQFKAQFTF